A single genomic interval of Physeter macrocephalus isolate SW-GA unplaced genomic scaffold, ASM283717v5 random_2584, whole genome shotgun sequence harbors:
- the LOC114485702 gene encoding ubiquitin-like domain-containing CTD phosphatase 1, whose translation MSLTDSVVDDFAGTAAAPTADGDELRTPLHLQRLEKAVAATHVQLLHPPREGKKLLVLDLDYTLFDCKTLAGSMDDLKRPFLNEFME comes from the exons GTTGTCGACGACTTCGCAGGCACAGCAGCAGCACCAACAGCAGATGGTGATGAACTGCGTACGCCGCTGCATCTGCAGCGTCTCGAAAAAGCCGTCGCTGCCACCCATGTGCAACTGCTGCATCCTCCACGTGAAGGGAAGAAGCTGCTGGTTCTCGACCTCGACTATACTCTCTTTGATTGCAAAACTC TTGCTGGCAGCATGGACGACTTGAAACGCCCCTTTCTCAACGAGTTCATGGAG